CAAGATGATGCGCGAACCGCAGCGCATCGAAATCGCCGGCCACAAGGAAAAGCACAGCAACATCACGCAGAGCCTGCTGTATGCCGACGATGCGGACCACAAGATGCAGCTGCTGGATCACGTGCTGCGCGATGCCGCGCTGGACCAGGCCATCGTCTTCACCGCCACCAAACGCGGCGCCGACGACCTGGCCGACCGCCTGGCCGAACAGGGTTTCGCGGCAGCGGCGTTGCACGGCGACATGAACCAGCGGCAGCGCACGCGCACGCTCAGCATGCTGCAGCGCCGCCAGCTGCGCGTGCTGGTCGCCACCGATGTGGCCGCGCGCGGCATCGACGTGCAGGGCATCAGCCACGCCGTGAACTTCGATCTGCCCATGCAGGCGGAGGACTACGTGCACCGCATCGGCCGCACCGGCCGGGCCGGGCGCGACGGCCTCGCGTTCACGCTGGCCACCCATGCCGAACGCCACAAGATCCGCCGCATCGAACACTTCATCGGGCAGACGCTGACGCCTCAGGTCATCGCCGGCCTGGAGCCGAAGCGCTCGCCGCGGCCCTTCGAGCGCAGCGGCAAGCCCGGTTTCGGCAAGCGGCCCTTCAACCGCGACGGCCGCGGCTTCGGGCCCCGTTCCTTCGAGGATCGTCCGCGCCGCGAATTCCGCGACGGCGCCGGCCCGCAATCCCGTCCGTCGTCGGGCGACCGGGGGCAGCGTCCCTTCGGCGACCGCCCCTTCCGGGCCGAAGGCGACTTCCGTCCGGCCGGGTATGCTCCCCGTCCGGCCGGCGATGCGGGACCGGGACGCGCCGAGCGCGGTTTCCGCCCGGCAGGCGATACGCGCCGTCCCGAACCGGGCTTCCGCGCCGAGCGCGCCGGCGGCCACGCTGAACGCGGCTTCCGTCCCGAAGGCGGTTTCTCGCGCGGCGCGCGGGACTTCCAGGGCGATCGCGGACCGCGCACCGATGGCGGTTTCCGCCCGGCGCGCAGCGAAGGCGGCATGCGTGCGGAAAAGACCGCACGCGAAGGCGCGTGGGGCGAGCGCGGCGGTGACCGTCCGGCCCACAATCCGGGCCGTCCCACGGGCAAGCCGGGCTTTGCCAAGCGCGACGGCGCGCGTGGCAAGTCCTTCAAGCCGGGCTTCGCCGGGCGCCGCGACTGATCGCGCCAGCCGGCGCGATTAATATCGCGGGATGCCTCAAGACTTTCCTCCTTCCCTGGACGCCGCCTCGCGCGGCCATGCCGAACGCATGGCCGCGCACCTGCGCGCCGCGATCGCGCAGGCCGGCGGCTGGCTCTCTTTCGAACACTGGATGGCCGAGGCGCTGTATGCGCCCGGCCTGGGCTATTACGCCGCGGGCAGCATAAAACTGGCCGAGCCGGCGGTAGCCGGTTCTTCCGCGGCTGCCCCCGCCGGCGATTTCGTCACGGCCCCCGAGCTGACGCCGCTCTTCGGCCGCACGCTGGCGACGCAGGCGGCGCAGGTCCTGCGCCAGACCCGCACGAACAGCGTCCTGGAGTTCGGCGCCGGCACCGGCGCCCTGGCCGAACAGCTGATCGACGGCCTGGCCGACGAAGGGTTGCAGGTGCGCTATGACATCGTGGAAGTCTCCGCCGACCTGCGCGAACGCCAGCAGGCGCGTCTTGCACGGTTTGCGGGTCGCGTGCGATGGCTGGACCGCCTGCCCGAGTCGTTCGAAGGCTGCGTCGTGGCCAATGAAGTGCTGGACGCCATGCCGGTGCGGGTTTTTCGCTGGGACGAACAAGGCGCCCTACTGGAACGCGGCGTCACGGTGGACGCGCAGAACGGCTTTGCCTGGTCCGACCGGCCGGCGTCCGAGACCCTGGCGCAAACCGTGGCCGGCCGCATGCCCGCACTGCCCGGCTACAGCTCCGAAATCAATGTGCAAGGCGAGGCCTGGGTGCGCGGCATGGGCCAGTGGCTGCGCCGCGGCGCCGCGCTCCTGATCGACTACGGCTTCCCCCGCCACGAGTACTATCACCCGCAGCGCGCGGCCGGCACGCTCATGTGCCACCTGCGCCATCATTCCCACGCCGACCCCTTTCTGGCGCCCGGCCTGCAGGACATCACCGCGCACGTCGATTTCACCGCCATGGCCGATGCCGCGCTGGAAGGCGGGCTTGATGTGCTCGGCTATACCTCGCAGGCGCGTTTCCTGATGAACGCCGGCCTGGTGGATCGCGTGGCAGCTCTGGATGCCGCCGATACCGCGGCCTACGCGCGCGCGATCGCGCCGGTGCAGAAGCTGCTGTCGGAAGCGGAAATGGGCGAATTGTTCAAGGTCCTGGCGATCGGGCGCGGCATCGATGCGCCGCTGGCCGGCTTCCAGCGCGGCGACCGCCGGGGCGCGCTGTAGCGCATCCTAGTCCGCCATGCCGGCCCGATCGGAAGGCATGGCGCGCAGCGCCTCCAGGCGCGCCTGGCGCAGCGCTTCCTTGATGCGTTCTGGCTGGCCCTGGCATTGTTTCGCGATGGCGCCTGCGTCGATTCCGCGCACGGCATCCACGTCCGCACGCCACGCTGCGATATCCAGTGCCGTCCTGATGGCCGCGGCGCGCAGCAGGCCGATAAAGCGATCCGGCTTGCGCAAGGCGTCGCAGCGCTCCATCAGGTTCAAGCGGGCGGCGGCGCCATCCTTCTCATCGGCGCGTCCCGCTTCCTGCAAGGCCTCCAGCACCATCGGCAGCAGCCGCGCATGATCGGCGCATTCCGCCGGTACGCGCAGCCGCGCCGACAATGCGCCAGCCTCCGGCGAGGCGCGGCACAGCAGGGCATAGCGCGACGGCAGGGGCAGGCCCGCCTGAGCGGCGGCGTCCACGTCGGACAGCACATCTTCGCTCAGCACCAGCCCCGGCAGCACCCGAGGCAAGGCGCAGGCCTGCGCCAGCACCTGGAACATGCGCGACGGCTGTTGCGCCATCAACCCGCGCGAGATCTCTTTCCACACGCGTTCCGGCACCAGCGCGTCGGCTTCGCCGGCCGCCACCATGGCGCGGCACAGGTCCAGCGTTTCCGGAGCCACGGCGAAATCGGTGAAGCGCGCGGCGAAGCGGGCCAGGCGCAGGATGCGCACGGGGTCTTCCACGAAAGCCGGCCCGACATGGCGCAGCACGCGATCGTGCAAATCGCGCACGCCGCCCAGGGGATCGACCAGCCGTCCCCCGGCATCGCGCGCGATGGCGTTGACCGTCAGGTCGCGGCGGCGCAGGTCGTCTTCCAGCGTCACGTCGCGGCCGGTGTAGAAGGTAAAGCCCTTGTAGCCGCGCCCTGACTTGCGCTCGGTACGCGCCAGCGCGTATTCCTCGCGCGTCTCGGGATGCAGGAAGACGGGAAAATCGCCGCCCACCGGCAGAAAGCCCCGCCGGACCATGTCTTCGGGCGTCGCGCCCACCACGACCCAGTCGCGGTCGCCGGCGGGCAGTCCGAGCAGCTCGTCCCGCACGGCGCCGCCCACGATGTAGGCCTGCAGCCCCTGGATGGCGGGATCGCTCACCGGCGCGCCTCCGCGCGGCCGGCGCGGGAAAACATCGCCTTCACGGCAGGTTCGTCCCTTCGGGACCCAGCGGCGCGACCTTGCCCAGGCGCTGTTTGAGCGATTGCGGCTGGCCGGTGAACATCGCGGCGTAGTAGGTGGCGTTGGCCATGACGTTCTTCACATAGGTCCGCGTTTCGGTGAACGGGATCGTCTCCGCAAAGATGGCGCCCTCGACGGGATGCGTCAGGCTGGCGCGCCAGCGATGCGGCCGGCGCGGACCGGCGTTGTAGCCGGCGCTGGCCAGCAACTGCGAGCCGTCCAGATCCTGCAGCACCATGCTCAGGTACGAGGTGCCGAGCAGGGTATTGGTATCGAAGTCGTTGACCTGCGATGGATTGAAACCGCTCAGCCCGATCTTGTTCGCCACCCACTTCGCCGTGCCGGGCATCAACTGCATCAGGCCGGAGGCGCCAACGGACGACCGCGCATCCATGATGAAGCGCGACTCCTGGCGGATCAGGCCATACACCCATGCCGGGTCCAGGGCGACCTGGGCCGCCTTGGCCGCCACGCGGCCTTCGAAAGGCGCGATATAGCGCTGCGTGAAGTCAAACTGCTTTTCCGTGCGCTCCGACGTGTTCACGACGCGGTCGTAGATATTGGCCCGCCGCGCCAGCTCCGCCGCCGCGAGCAGCTGGCGGTCGTCCATGTTGCGCAAGGAAAAATTCCACTCCGCCACGGCTTCGCTGCGCCAGCCCAGGCGGAACAGTGCGATTGCCCGCTGCAGCCCCGCATTGGCGCGGGCCTGCGCGAGCTCCTGTTTGGTGACTGCCGGCGGGCGCGGCGGCACCGTAATGGCCTGGCCCAGTTCCTCCGCCGCAAGCTGCCCGTAGAAATTGAATTGGCCGGCGATGCGCTCGTACTCGCGCTGCGCTTGTTCGCGATGCCCCGTGGCGGCCAGGCCGCGCGCGCGCCAATAGATCCATGCCGGTTCTTCGCGCGCCTGCGGCGTCATGGCGTCGATGGCGTCGATCACCCACTTCCAATCGATGCGAGGCTGTCGCAGCGCGGCGCGGACCTTCCATTCCTCGTTGTATTCGGTCAGACGGATATGGCCGGCCTGCACGTACCAGTCGTAAGCGCGGGGGTCCAGATTCAGCACCGCCACCAGCGCGAACTGGGCACGCACCCAGGCGGCATCCTGGCGCGGCAGGCTCCTGGCCCACTCACGGCTGAAATACGATTCGCCGGCGTCCAGGTCGCCGCGCGCCAGGCGCGCCAGCGCGATGGTCACCAGTTCCGTTTCGGCCTGCGTGCGGGGCGGGCGCGGCTGGCGCACCAGCCACTTCATCGGGTCCTTGAGCAGCGCGTCGAAGGCCTTCTGCTGGGGCGGCTCGAACAGATAGCCCGCGTACCGCTTGGCGTCGCCGACCTTGTTGTTCTCGATGGCATAGCGCAGCTCCGGCTGCAGCTCTTTCCAGCCCAGCACACGGTCGGCCACCAGCTGGTCGTAGAGCGACCAGCACCATACGCCTGGCGCGAAGGCGCGCATGGCCTCGCGCGCGGTGACGCGGCGGCCGGTCATGTGACGCGCTTCCAGCGCCGCGCATTCGGTCTGCGCGTTGCCGTTGCGCACGGGCGCCAGGCGGTTGACGGTGGCGTAATCGCCGGAGCGCGCGGCCGACAGCAGCCAATCGGCGCGCAATTTATCGGCCAGGTAGGCGTCGGGATTGCTTTCGATGAAACGCTGCATTTGCGCCACGGGCCATTGCTCGCGCGGCGTGTTCCATACCTGATAGCGCAGCAGCCAATACTCCGGATACATCCCCAGCGCATCGCCGCGCGCCTGCGGCACGGTCAAGGCCAATGCCGACCATTGCTTGCGCAACATGGCTTCGCGCGCCGTCATCACGGCCTGGCGGGCGGGCGTGGGCGGATCCTGTTCCGCCATCGCCGGCTCGTCAGGCTCGGCGGTCAATGTGGGGTCCAGCGCCGCCGCGGCAATGGGCACCACCG
The sequence above is a segment of the Bordetella genomosp. 9 genome. Coding sequences within it:
- a CDS encoding DEAD/DEAH box helicase; its protein translation is MSFESLGLAPDLLSALNEAGFTAPTPVQAAAVPLALEGHDLMVSSQTGSGKTAAFMLPALNRIARMPANKGVGVQVLVLTPTRELAMQVNDATRQYGKNLRDLRTATVVGGMSYGVQLKALSRRVDVLVATPGRLIDHLKAGRVKLNTVHTLVLDEADRMLDMGFIEDIETIIERLPAERQTLLFSATLDGTVARLAAKMMREPQRIEIAGHKEKHSNITQSLLYADDADHKMQLLDHVLRDAALDQAIVFTATKRGADDLADRLAEQGFAAAALHGDMNQRQRTRTLSMLQRRQLRVLVATDVAARGIDVQGISHAVNFDLPMQAEDYVHRIGRTGRAGRDGLAFTLATHAERHKIRRIEHFIGQTLTPQVIAGLEPKRSPRPFERSGKPGFGKRPFNRDGRGFGPRSFEDRPRREFRDGAGPQSRPSSGDRGQRPFGDRPFRAEGDFRPAGYAPRPAGDAGPGRAERGFRPAGDTRRPEPGFRAERAGGHAERGFRPEGGFSRGARDFQGDRGPRTDGGFRPARSEGGMRAEKTAREGAWGERGGDRPAHNPGRPTGKPGFAKRDGARGKSFKPGFAGRRD
- a CDS encoding class I SAM-dependent methyltransferase, whose product is MPQDFPPSLDAASRGHAERMAAHLRAAIAQAGGWLSFEHWMAEALYAPGLGYYAAGSIKLAEPAVAGSSAAAPAGDFVTAPELTPLFGRTLATQAAQVLRQTRTNSVLEFGAGTGALAEQLIDGLADEGLQVRYDIVEVSADLRERQQARLARFAGRVRWLDRLPESFEGCVVANEVLDAMPVRVFRWDEQGALLERGVTVDAQNGFAWSDRPASETLAQTVAGRMPALPGYSSEINVQGEAWVRGMGQWLRRGAALLIDYGFPRHEYYHPQRAAGTLMCHLRHHSHADPFLAPGLQDITAHVDFTAMADAALEGGLDVLGYTSQARFLMNAGLVDRVAALDAADTAAYARAIAPVQKLLSEAEMGELFKVLAIGRGIDAPLAGFQRGDRRGAL
- a CDS encoding CCA tRNA nucleotidyltransferase (catalyzes the addition and repair of the 3'-terminal CCA sequence in tRNA; these proteins belong to the CCA-adding enzyme subfamily 2 which does not have phosphohydrolase activity), whose translation is MSDPAIQGLQAYIVGGAVRDELLGLPAGDRDWVVVGATPEDMVRRGFLPVGGDFPVFLHPETREEYALARTERKSGRGYKGFTFYTGRDVTLEDDLRRRDLTVNAIARDAGGRLVDPLGGVRDLHDRVLRHVGPAFVEDPVRILRLARFAARFTDFAVAPETLDLCRAMVAAGEADALVPERVWKEISRGLMAQQPSRMFQVLAQACALPRVLPGLVLSEDVLSDVDAAAQAGLPLPSRYALLCRASPEAGALSARLRVPAECADHARLLPMVLEALQEAGRADEKDGAAARLNLMERCDALRKPDRFIGLLRAAAIRTALDIAAWRADVDAVRGIDAGAIAKQCQGQPERIKEALRQARLEALRAMPSDRAGMAD
- a CDS encoding transglycosylase SLT domain-containing protein — its product is MQCGESGRYQKSSGADAARLLRRCAPLLALLAVACAPVDAQQRTLPQNASAVPVSAGALQAQAGVGNSVPASAVVPIAAAALDPTLTAEPDEPAMAEQDPPTPARQAVMTAREAMLRKQWSALALTVPQARGDALGMYPEYWLLRYQVWNTPREQWPVAQMQRFIESNPDAYLADKLRADWLLSAARSGDYATVNRLAPVRNGNAQTECAALEARHMTGRRVTAREAMRAFAPGVWCWSLYDQLVADRVLGWKELQPELRYAIENNKVGDAKRYAGYLFEPPQQKAFDALLKDPMKWLVRQPRPPRTQAETELVTIALARLARGDLDAGESYFSREWARSLPRQDAAWVRAQFALVAVLNLDPRAYDWYVQAGHIRLTEYNEEWKVRAALRQPRIDWKWVIDAIDAMTPQAREEPAWIYWRARGLAATGHREQAQREYERIAGQFNFYGQLAAEELGQAITVPPRPPAVTKQELAQARANAGLQRAIALFRLGWRSEAVAEWNFSLRNMDDRQLLAAAELARRANIYDRVVNTSERTEKQFDFTQRYIAPFEGRVAAKAAQVALDPAWVYGLIRQESRFIMDARSSVGASGLMQLMPGTAKWVANKIGLSGFNPSQVNDFDTNTLLGTSYLSMVLQDLDGSQLLASAGYNAGPRRPHRWRASLTHPVEGAIFAETIPFTETRTYVKNVMANATYYAAMFTGQPQSLKQRLGKVAPLGPEGTNLP